The following nucleotide sequence is from Fructobacillus americanaquae.
GAGCTAAATCAGCCTGTTCAAAGGTCAAATTGATTTGTTGACCGGGAAGCAACAAGACATCTTCTTGCCTATTTTTAAAGAATTGGCCACCAACCATGACCTGGTCGATAGTAACTTGTTTTGGATCGGTTAATATGACCAAATCAGCCTCAAAGCCTGGTGCCAATGCCCCAACATTTTGCAGGTGGTGGGCATTGGCGCCGTTATAAGATGCAAGGGTGTAGGCCAATTCAGGCGCGAGACCATTCTTGATAGCTAAGGCGATATTAAAGTTGATTGTTCCTTCTTTTTGGATGTCTGCAGCTGATTTATCATCGGTGGCAAAAGCGAAGTGACCCTCGTTGGCTTTGGTTATGGCAGGGAGGAGGGCGCGCTCGTCACGTTCAACAGTTCCTTCACGCAAGAAGACGGCCATTCCGGCGTTGACGCGGTCTAATGCTTCTTTTTTGCTGGTGGCTTCGTGGTCAGTGTCGATACCATAGGACCGGTAGACGGCTAGTTCCACAGGACCTAACCCTGCCCCGTGACCGTCGACGTGTCGGTGGGCCTCTTTTGCATCTGCAATTTTTTTCAACATGTCGGTCTGACCGTTAGCAACTGCTGGAAAATCCATCACTTCGGCTAAGCCGGCAATTTCTGGGTGTTGGTAGAAGGGACGGAGAGCATCTGCATCCAGTGTTGCGCCAGCGTGCTCAAATGGAGTCGCTGGCACGGAAGAGGGCAACATATAGTGGATATGCAGAGGTGTCTTTTTGGCAGAGTCGAGCATATATTGGATGCCTGAAATGCCGGCCACGGAAGCAATTTCATGTGGGTCAGCAAAAATGCGAGTAACGCCGTTTTCCAGAGAAAGCCGACCAAATTCAGACGGGGTTAACAAGGAAGATTCAATATGGAGGTGAGCATCGATAAAACCGGGTACGAGAAAGCGGTCACTGCAATCAATGGTGGCTTTGGCCTCTAAGTCTTTGTTATCACCGACAAAGACAATTTTTTCGCCCTTAATCCAGAGATCCTTTTCCTCAAATTCCTGATTAAAGACGTTTAAGACTTGGCCACCGGTGAGGTGGTGATCGACTTGCTGTACCATTGTGCACTCCTTTTTTATTGTGAATTTTATCTAGTTTAGCACATGTCAACAGAGCTTTGGCGCTGATTTAAGCATTGGGAAAATCAGTTTTGTGAAGAAAATTGACTACTACCAATCATTTAGTCTATACCAATTGTTGATTTTGGGATTGACTAAGTGACGAATACTGATAAAATAGCAGTTGTTAACTTAAAAAGTATTACCAAACCAATTTTTTTTGAAAGCGAGAAATTTTGTATGTGTGGAATTGTTGGAGTAACCGGTGTTGAACAAGCTTTGCCATGCCTTTTGCATGGTTTGCAAAAGTTGGAATACCGTGGTTACGATTCTGCCGGTGTTTATCTGATGGATAATGCAGGCAATGATGCCTATATTCGTGAGAAGGGACGAGTTGCCAAATTAGCTGAAAAGGCTAAGGCCAACGGCTTTATTGGGACTTCTGGTATTGCGCATACTCGTTGGGCAACTCATGGTAACGTGACCATTGAAAACGCCCACCCACAAAAGTCATCCGATGACCGTTTTTACTTGGTTCACAACGGCGTGATTGAAAATTACCAAGAGTTGAAGGCCGAATACTTGTCTGGTGTTCACTTTGTTTCTGAAACGGATACGGAAGTTGCCGTTCAATTGGTTGACAAGTTTGCTACCGAAGACGGTTTGTCAAACGTAGAAGCCTTCCGAAAGATGATTTCTTTGTTGGGCGATAACTCAGCTTATGGTTTCTTGTTAATTGATACGAAGGAACCTGGCACCCTGTTTGCCGCAAAGAAAAAGTCGCCACTTTTGGTTGGTGTTTCTGACCATGGTAATGTGGTGACGTCTGATGCCGCAGCGATGGTTGATGTGACAAAAGAATTTATTGAATTGCACGATGGTGATATCGCCATCATTAAGCCAGACTCAGTCGCCGTTTATGATGCTCAAGCAGAACCAGTTGATCGCCAACATTTTACATTAGAAATTGACCCAGAAGATACTGATAAGGGTGCTTATCCCTACTACATGTTGAAGGAAATTGATGAACAAGCAGTCGTTGCTCGTAACATAGCTGCTCATTACTTCGATGAAGAGGGACAGTTGCAGGGAATCGGTTGCGCCATCACCGACAAGATGAAGGAAGCGGACCGTTTGTATATCGTAGCAGCTGGAACTTCTTACCACGCCGGTTTGGTTGGTAAGCGCTACTTCGAACAGTGGGCGAAGATTCCAACAGAAGTGCACATTGCTTCTGAATTTGCTTACGACCAACCAATGTTGTCAGCTAAGCCCTTCTTTATCTTCTTGTCTCAGTCAGGTGAAACAGCTGATTCCCGTGAAGTATTGTATAATGTTAAGAAGCAGGGCTTCCCAGGCTTGACGTTGGCTAACGTGATGAACTCAACGTTGACCCGCGAAGCTGATTTTGCCTTGCCAGTTTTGGCCGGCCCAGAAATCGCCGTAGCTTCAACAAAGGCCTATACGGCTCAAGTTTTGGTGCAGGCCATCTTGGCTTCAGCCTTAGGGAACCCTGGCTTTGATTTGAAGGCAGAATTGGCTAAGGTTGCTGTTGAAATCTCAGCTATTACGGATGAAAAGGAAACTTTTAAGAAGATTGCCGAAACGGCCCTGAAGGACCAAAAGTCAGCCTTTTATATTGGGCGTGGCTTGGATGCTGCAGTTTCTTTGGAAGCAGCTTTGAAGTTAAAGGAAATTTCTTACGTGCAAACAGAAGGGTTTGCGGCCGGGGAATTGAAGCACGGTACGATTTCTTTGATTGAAGACGGCACACCGGTCTTTGCGCTGTTGACGCAGAAGAAGACGGCCGGATTGCTCCGTGGTGAAGTGGCTCAGGTGGCCGCTCGTGGTGCCAATACGGTGGTGATTACCTCAAAGAGCTTGACCAAGGATGGCGATGCCTTTGTTTTGCCTGAGGTGGCAGAACTGTTGATGCCAATCTTGGCCGTTATCCCAGCCCAGTTGATTGCTTATTATGCAACATTGGATCGAAATTTGGATGTTGATCGTCCTCGTAACCTGGCAAAATCAGTCACGGTTCAATAAGCGTGTGGCTGCCCAATCATCAAAAAACAACACTAGTAACCAAAATGTCGGCGAATTTCAGCCGGCATTTTTTTGTTTGCCTGCTTTTTTCTGGTAAAATAGTGAAGAATGAATTAAATAACGAAAGTCGGACGGAGACAAAAAGATGAGCCTGTTGGCAAAGGTATTTTCACATAAAAAAAAACATTTAGTTGGCCACCACTTGGTCTTAAATGAACTAAAAATTCCAAAGCACTTAGCCATTATTATGGATGGCAATGGTCGTTGGGCCAAACAACGGCATATGCCCCGGGTTGCGGGTCATAAGCAAGGGATGGAAACGGTCAAGACGGTCACTAAATTAGCCTCCTCTGCCGGTGTTTCAGTTTTGACCCTCTATGCTTTTTCAACTGAAAATTGGTCACGACCCAAGGATGAAGTTTCTTTTTTAATGAAGTTACCGGTCACATTCTTTGATACCTTTGTACCAGAGTTAATTGAACAAAATGTTCGAGTAGAAACCATTGGCGCGATTGATGCCTTGCCAGAAGCAACTAAGCAGGCAGTTTACGATGCTAAGGAGAAAACCAGTCAAAATACTGGGATGGTTTTGAACTTTGCCTTAAACTATGGTGGCCAAAAGGAGATCGTTGATGCGGCGGCAATACTCGCTCAAAAGGTTCAAGGCGGCGACATGGCGGTTGAAGACATTAATCCGGCGACCTTTGCTGCTGCATTAACGACTGGCTTCTTAGGTGACTTGGCTGATCCTGATTTGATTATTCGGACTTCTGGTGAAGAACGGCTCTCAAACTTCTTGCCTTATCAGGCGGCCTATTCAGAGTTTTACTTCACACCGGTTCTTTGGCCTGATTTTGACCAAGAACAGTTTGAGTTGGCCTTGGAAAGTTTTACCAAGCGTGACCGACGCTTTGGCAAGGTGAACTCATAAAACCAGTAACAACATCTAACAGCCACCCGGATGAAAAAGTGGGTCGGTAGAAACGAAAAAAAGATTTAAATTGTGAAAGTGAGAAATTCCGATGAAAACGCGGATTATTACGGCCGTTTTGGCTTTGATTGTTTTTGTTCCTTTAATTATTGTTGGTGATTTACCATTGCTAGTGCTGACCATTGCCCTAGGAATTGTGGCGATGAGTGAAGTCTTAAAGATGACCCACACGCTATTGGTTTCTTTTGAAGCGCTGATTTCTTATATCGGAGTTGTCGCCATTATCTTGCCAAAAAATTTTTGGCAAAGCGGTTTTTGGCCGGCAACGGTGAACAGCCAATCTGTGATTTACGGCCTGGCCTTTTTGTTTCTTGCTCGAACGGTTTTTGCCAAGAAGAGCTTTAATTTCCAAGATTCCGGTACGCTCTTTTTAGCCATGGTCTATATTGGAACAGGGTTCCACTACTTCTACTTGGCTGATTTCCGTGGCTTGCCCGTCTTATTCTTTGGTATGCTTTTAGTTTGGTTAACGGATTCTTTTGCTTATTTTGTCGGTCGGTCCTTTGGTAAGCACAAGCTGTCACCTAATCTTTCACCTAATAAGACTTGGGAAGGTTCTGTTGGTGGAACAGCCATTGCTGTGGCAGTTGTGGTTACCTTGTATGCTTTGACTAATGCTTTGCCATATGCCGTCTGGGATTTGGTGATTATGGCTATTTTGCTGTCGATTGCTGGTCAAATTGGCGATTTGATTGAATCTGCTTTGAAACGCCACTTTGGTGTTAAGGATTCTGGCCGAATTTTGCCAGGTCATGGTGGAATCTTAGACCGCTTTGACTCCATGTTGGTTGTGATGCCACTGATGGCTGTTTTGGGAATGCTTCAGTAGCAGCGAAAGCCGGTTGTCTGGCTGCTTTTTTCAGCAATAACCAGAACAAGAACTTTGTAGCTATTTTTAAGGATGAAATAAATGAACATCACTGCGATAATCGCTTTTTTGATTGTTTTTGGCCTGTTGGTCGGTTTCCATGAATTTGGACACTTTATTGTCGCCAAAAAAGCAGGTGTCTTGGTTCGTGAGTTTGCCATTGGCATGGGCCCAAAAATTTTATCATGGTATAAGAATCAAACGGCTTATACGATTCGTCTCTTGCCCGTTGGTGGCTATGTGCGCATGGCGAGCGAAATGGAAAAGGATGAGCTGGAAGCAGGACAACGTTTTCGATTGGTTTTAAATCAGGCCGGCGAGGTCGAAAGTATGGATGAGCGGGTTGACCAGGATGGCCCGGGTTTCTTTTTTCAAGTCGATTCAGCTGACTTAGTCCATGAGATGGTCATGACCGGTTACCGTCAAGATGAGGAAAACTTGTTGACGTTGAAGGTTGCCAAAACAGCGATTAAGACCGACCAAGAGGGGATTACCACGCGCATCGCTCCCGCTACCATGTGGGTTGAATCAGCGCCTGTCTGGAAGCGGTTGTTAATTAACTTTGCGGGACCGGCAATGAACTTTATTTTGGCGATTTTAGCGGCCGGAATCTTAAGTTTTGCCTTGCCATCCGTTCATTTTAATGAACCAATTATTGGCCAGGTGGTCAAGAGTGAACCGGCTGCTCAGGCAGGCATCCAGTCTGGGGATCAGATTCTAGCTGTCAATGGTCAAAGTGTCCAGAACTTTACTGATTTTGCCAATGAGGTTACCAAAAAAGCTGATCAGCCATTGCAATTGAAAATCAGTCGTTCTGGTAAGACACTGAATAAAACGGTCACACCGGAATTGATTGAGATTGCAGGACAAAAACAAATTCGAATCGGGGTTGGGGTCAAAAGTTATCGCGATCCACTAGCAAGAATTAAGTTTTCTTTCCTTAATACTGGTACATGGTTTACCCAGGTAGGTAATGGAATCAAGGATCTCTTTGTGGGTGGCTTTTCCATTAATAAGCTAGGTGGCCCCGTGATGTTAGCCAAGACCACTGCTCAGGCATCACATCAAGGATTTGTAACGGTGCTGGCATTATTGGGCATTTTATCGGTCAACCTAGGCTTAATTAATCTTTTACCAATTCCGCCTCTAGATGGTGGTAAAATCTTTTTAGACCTTATCGAGGGAATCTTTAGGCGACCTGCGCCTGCCTGGTTGGCAACAATACTGACTGGTGCTGGAACAGCCTTACTGGTTGTCTTGATGATCTTAGTGACCATTAAAGACTTGGGTCAATAATTATTTCAAATAACGTCGGTCGCTTGTTCATGATAGACCATTGCCTATTAAATTAAAATTAGTCGAAAGAAGGACTTTATGAAACAATCACAGCTTTTTATGCCAACCTTGCGGGAAGTTCCTGCTGACGCTGAAGTAAAATCACATCAACTGCTCTTGAAGGCCGGTTACATTCGACCTGTTACAGCTGGGATGTTTGCTTACTTACCATTGGCAAAGCGTGTATTGAACAAAATTGAAGCCATCATCCGGGAAGAAATGGAAGCAATTGATGCCAACGAAATGTTGGTACCTGAAGTTTTACCTGCTGAATTGTGGGAACGATCAGGTCGCTATGCAACTTACGGTCAAGATTTATATAAATTCAAGAACCGTCAGGACCGTGATTTTATCTTGGGCCCAACGCATGAAGAGACTTTTACGGAACTTTTTGCTAACGATGTGAAGTCTTACAAAAAGTTGCCATTAATGGTTTATCAAATTCAAGCCAAGTTCCGTGATGAAGGTCGTCCACGTTTTGGTCTTTTGCGGACGCGTGAGTTTATTATGAAGGATGCCTATTCATTTTCAGCTAATCAAGCTGGCTTGGATGCTGCCTTTACTAAGATGGAAACAGCTTATGTCAAGATTTTTGATCGCATTGGAATTGATTACCGGGTAATTGTTGGTGATGCCGGTGCCATGGGCGGTTCGGATTCAAAGGAGTTTTCGGCACCTGCAGCTGCTGGAGAGGACACGATTGTCTACTCTGACCAAAGTGAATATGCGGCAAACTTGGAAATGGCTAAGGATGCTTACGTTCGAAAAAGCAATGCACAAGAGGATCAAGAATTAGCAGAGTTACAAAAGATTGATACACCAAATGCAAAGACGATTACAGAATTAGCAACTCTTTTGGACGAAGATCCGGCTCAGCTAGTGAAGACTATTATGGTGGTCACGCCTGATCAAGACTTGGTTGCAGTTGTGACGACCGGTGACTATGAAGTAAATATGGTCAAGGTTCAAAATCATTTGGGTTATCCAGAAGTGGAACTGGCTGATGAAGGATTAGTCAAAGAAACTGTCGGGGCATCATTTGGCTCATTAGGACCCGTTGGTTTGCCAGAAAAGGTTCAATTGTTGGTTGACGAAAGAGCTGCCGATTTGGTGAACTTTGCCGCTGGGGCCAATGAAGATGGTCAGCACCTCTTGAACGTGAACTGGGGTCGGGATGTTGAATTGAACGATGATCAGGTTGCTGATTTCCGGACGGCCAAGGAAGGTGATCTTTCCGTTGATGGTAAGGGAAAGCTACAATTTACCAAGGGAATTGAGATTGGTCACATCTTCAAATTAGGCACAAAGTATTCAAAGGCCTTGGGAGCGCAAGTGCTTGATGAAAATGGTCGTAATACTGACATGATTATGGGTTCTTATGGAATTGGCATTTCTCGTTTGTTGGCAGCGATTGCGGAACAAAAGAGCGATG
It contains:
- the ade gene encoding adenine deaminase, whose protein sequence is MVQQVDHHLTGGQVLNVFNQEFEEKDLWIKGEKIVFVGDNKDLEAKATIDCSDRFLVPGFIDAHLHIESSLLTPSEFGRLSLENGVTRIFADPHEIASVAGISGIQYMLDSAKKTPLHIHYMLPSSVPATPFEHAGATLDADALRPFYQHPEIAGLAEVMDFPAVANGQTDMLKKIADAKEAHRHVDGHGAGLGPVELAVYRSYGIDTDHEATSKKEALDRVNAGMAVFLREGTVERDERALLPAITKANEGHFAFATDDKSAADIQKEGTINFNIALAIKNGLAPELAYTLASYNGANAHHLQNVGALAPGFEADLVILTDPKQVTIDQVMVGGQFFKNRQEDVLLLPGQQINLTFEQADLALPLDANKPAHVIEIEPHHITTQHQVESVPINGNGHFAPNETFAKVAVIERYHDLGHGLGIIKGLSLKKGAIASTIAHDSHNLIVAGVNDDDMVLAVETLKKIGGGQVVVKNGQVTTLPLPIGGLMSDLPYEELIQKQQTLNEAFAEISPLTFDPFLTLSFMALPVIPSLKITDQGLFDFTQFAFIPIQD
- the glmS gene encoding glutamine--fructose-6-phosphate transaminase (isomerizing), whose product is MCGIVGVTGVEQALPCLLHGLQKLEYRGYDSAGVYLMDNAGNDAYIREKGRVAKLAEKAKANGFIGTSGIAHTRWATHGNVTIENAHPQKSSDDRFYLVHNGVIENYQELKAEYLSGVHFVSETDTEVAVQLVDKFATEDGLSNVEAFRKMISLLGDNSAYGFLLIDTKEPGTLFAAKKKSPLLVGVSDHGNVVTSDAAAMVDVTKEFIELHDGDIAIIKPDSVAVYDAQAEPVDRQHFTLEIDPEDTDKGAYPYYMLKEIDEQAVVARNIAAHYFDEEGQLQGIGCAITDKMKEADRLYIVAAGTSYHAGLVGKRYFEQWAKIPTEVHIASEFAYDQPMLSAKPFFIFLSQSGETADSREVLYNVKKQGFPGLTLANVMNSTLTREADFALPVLAGPEIAVASTKAYTAQVLVQAILASALGNPGFDLKAELAKVAVEISAITDEKETFKKIAETALKDQKSAFYIGRGLDAAVSLEAALKLKEISYVQTEGFAAGELKHGTISLIEDGTPVFALLTQKKTAGLLRGEVAQVAARGANTVVITSKSLTKDGDAFVLPEVAELLMPILAVIPAQLIAYYATLDRNLDVDRPRNLAKSVTVQ
- a CDS encoding isoprenyl transferase, with the protein product MSLLAKVFSHKKKHLVGHHLVLNELKIPKHLAIIMDGNGRWAKQRHMPRVAGHKQGMETVKTVTKLASSAGVSVLTLYAFSTENWSRPKDEVSFLMKLPVTFFDTFVPELIEQNVRVETIGAIDALPEATKQAVYDAKEKTSQNTGMVLNFALNYGGQKEIVDAAAILAQKVQGGDMAVEDINPATFAAALTTGFLGDLADPDLIIRTSGEERLSNFLPYQAAYSEFYFTPVLWPDFDQEQFELALESFTKRDRRFGKVNS
- a CDS encoding phosphatidate cytidylyltransferase, which translates into the protein MKTRIITAVLALIVFVPLIIVGDLPLLVLTIALGIVAMSEVLKMTHTLLVSFEALISYIGVVAIILPKNFWQSGFWPATVNSQSVIYGLAFLFLARTVFAKKSFNFQDSGTLFLAMVYIGTGFHYFYLADFRGLPVLFFGMLLVWLTDSFAYFVGRSFGKHKLSPNLSPNKTWEGSVGGTAIAVAVVVTLYALTNALPYAVWDLVIMAILLSIAGQIGDLIESALKRHFGVKDSGRILPGHGGILDRFDSMLVVMPLMAVLGMLQ
- the rseP gene encoding RIP metalloprotease RseP, giving the protein MNITAIIAFLIVFGLLVGFHEFGHFIVAKKAGVLVREFAIGMGPKILSWYKNQTAYTIRLLPVGGYVRMASEMEKDELEAGQRFRLVLNQAGEVESMDERVDQDGPGFFFQVDSADLVHEMVMTGYRQDEENLLTLKVAKTAIKTDQEGITTRIAPATMWVESAPVWKRLLINFAGPAMNFILAILAAGILSFALPSVHFNEPIIGQVVKSEPAAQAGIQSGDQILAVNGQSVQNFTDFANEVTKKADQPLQLKISRSGKTLNKTVTPELIEIAGQKQIRIGVGVKSYRDPLARIKFSFLNTGTWFTQVGNGIKDLFVGGFSINKLGGPVMLAKTTAQASHQGFVTVLALLGILSVNLGLINLLPIPPLDGGKIFLDLIEGIFRRPAPAWLATILTGAGTALLVVLMILVTIKDLGQ
- a CDS encoding proline--tRNA ligase translates to MKQSQLFMPTLREVPADAEVKSHQLLLKAGYIRPVTAGMFAYLPLAKRVLNKIEAIIREEMEAIDANEMLVPEVLPAELWERSGRYATYGQDLYKFKNRQDRDFILGPTHEETFTELFANDVKSYKKLPLMVYQIQAKFRDEGRPRFGLLRTREFIMKDAYSFSANQAGLDAAFTKMETAYVKIFDRIGIDYRVIVGDAGAMGGSDSKEFSAPAAAGEDTIVYSDQSEYAANLEMAKDAYVRKSNAQEDQELAELQKIDTPNAKTITELATLLDEDPAQLVKTIMVVTPDQDLVAVVTTGDYEVNMVKVQNHLGYPEVELADEGLVKETVGASFGSLGPVGLPEKVQLLVDERAADLVNFAAGANEDGQHLLNVNWGRDVELNDDQVADFRTAKEGDLSVDGKGKLQFTKGIEIGHIFKLGTKYSKALGAQVLDENGRNTDMIMGSYGIGISRLLAAIAEQKSDDRGLVWPASVAPFAVHLVPINLKDDDQAKVTAELEESLTAQGLEVLVDDRKERPGVKFADADLIGLPIRITIGKKAGEGVVEVTVRATQSEFEMRISEVNESIAVLLDEQKDAQ